A genomic stretch from Mya arenaria isolate MELC-2E11 chromosome 10, ASM2691426v1 includes:
- the LOC128204483 gene encoding uncharacterized protein LOC128204483, whose product MTSCDIVSGECTFGCVSGSHGSYCELICDERCGSSRDGIKACRQRDGFCVEGCERGYRFEVTGCLPVTDKPWDESSVLTVGVLGGIIGLLIIALAVAIGCTVLIKRRHVIAQKDNFKEIKPDEEARTYEEIPEQTDQPKYQNVNTNNYDMLFANSSF is encoded by the exons ATGACAAGCTGTGATATTGTGTCGGGGGAATGCACATTTGGATGCGTGTCCGGAAGTCATGGTTCGTATTGCGAGCTTATTTGTGACGAGCGATGTGGTTCATCTCGCGACGGAATAAAAGCATGCAGGCAAAGAGACGGGTTCTGTGTGGAAGGCTGTGAGCGTGGATATAGATTTGAAGTCACCGGTTGCTTACCtg TGACTGACAAGCCTTGGGATGAAAGCAGTGTCCTTACAGTAGGAGTTTTGGGCGGAATAATTGGCCTTCTCATCATAGCGCTTGCTGTTGCTATCGGGTGTACCGTTCTTATAAAAAG AAGACACGTCATCGCTCAAAAAGACAATTTCAAAG AAATTAAACCTGACGAGGAGGCTAGAACTTACGAGGAGATTCCAGAACAGACAGATCAGCCAAAGTACCAGAATGTCAATACCAATAACTATGACATGCTGTTTGCTAACAGTAGCTTTTGA
- the LOC128204174 gene encoding phosducin-like protein 3, producing MQDPNADTEWNDVLRAKGILPPKEEKEITEDDLVAMVENTIENKSKGKDMGDMGLDELDEMEDDIDEEDERMFEQYRRQRMAEMRETQQRSKFGEVREISKSDWVTEVNKAGEGIWVIVHVFKDGIPLCKLMNQHLSNLARKFPQTKFLRSVSSLCIPNYPDKNLPTVFVYLEGDMKKQFVGPLAFGGMNIKQDELEWMLSQTGAIATDLEEAPRPAVKDVMNIAIRESAINGDDSDDDY from the exons ATGCAG GACCCAAATGCAGACACTGAATGGAATGATGTGTTGCGGGCGAAGGGAATTTTGCCGCCAAAGGAAGAGAAAGAAATCACAGAAGATGATCTAGTGGCTATGGTGGAAAACACGATTGAGAACAAGTCAAAAG GCAAGGACATGGGGGACATGGGGCTTGATGAATTAGACGAGATGGAGGATGATATAGATGAAGAAGATGAGAGAATGTTTGAACAATATAG ACGTCAACGTATGGCAGAAATGCGGGAAACCCAACAGAGGTCAAAGTTCGGAGAGGTGCGTGAAATATCAAAGTCTGACTGGGTCACGGAAGTGAACAAGGCAGGGGAAGGGATCTGGgttattgtacatgtgtttaaagACGG GATTCCACTGTGTAAACTTATGAACCAGCATTTATCAAACTTGGCAAGAAAGTTCCCCCAGACAAAATTCTTACGAAGTGTATCGTCATTGTGTATACCAAACTATCCAGACAAAAACTTGCCAACAGTATTTGTGTACCTAGAAGGTGATATGAAGAAACAGTTTGTTGGACCTCTTGCATTTGGAGGgatgaacataaaacaagatG AGTTAGAGTGGATGTTGTCCCAAACTGGCGCCATTGCCACAGATTTGGAAGAGGCTCCTCGACCCGCGGTCAAGGACgttatgaacattgccattcgGGAAAGTGCAATTAACGGAGATGATAGTGACGATGACTATTGA